The Deltaproteobacteria bacterium genome window below encodes:
- a CDS encoding nucleotidyltransferase domain-containing protein, whose product MPKHTALSPTEQQALERFKAALRSLLGDNLLALRLFGSRGRGEGTEESDLDVLVLVREKDRALCRCIVEESLEVDLTYGTNLAPTILSAEEYQENKEHQTPFYRNVERESLPL is encoded by the coding sequence ATGCCGAAACATACAGCCCTAAGTCCAACAGAACAGCAAGCCTTGGAACGCTTTAAGGCCGCTCTTCGGTCTCTGCTGGGAGACAACCTCTTGGCCTTACGCTTATTCGGCTCACGAGGGCGGGGAGAAGGGACAGAGGAGTCGGATTTGGATGTGCTGGTACTGGTGCGGGAGAAAGACCGTGCGCTCTGCCGTTGCATCGTTGAGGAATCGCTAGAGGTCGATCTGACCTATGGAACGAATCTGGCGCCGACCATTCTGAGTGCAGAGGAATACCAAGAGAACAAGGAGCACCAGACGCCATTTTATCGTAATGTCGAGCGAGAAAGCCTCCCGCTATGA
- a CDS encoding alpha/beta fold hydrolase: MNVRKIETKRGARVRVFEAGSGAPLVFLHGAGGLFAENPFLDRLAKRYHVFAPEFPAYGESTGEELLDDMLDFTLHGWDVVHALGLAKPFLVGHSMGGMIAAEMACLAPNDLAKLVLVAPAGLWIPERPIPDIFSFLPHEFAQYLFHDRAQGEALLTGGLDMKNPEALAEFYIANSKRLSMAGKILFPIPNRQLSKRLYRLTAPTLLVWGASDILIPPVYAERWKTRIPRAELVMIDKAGHMPPYEQPEAFVSAVSKFLG; this comes from the coding sequence ATGAACGTGCGGAAGATCGAGACCAAGCGCGGCGCACGGGTGCGCGTCTTCGAAGCCGGGAGCGGTGCGCCGCTCGTGTTCCTGCATGGTGCCGGTGGTCTCTTTGCCGAGAATCCGTTCCTCGACCGGCTTGCCAAGCGCTACCACGTGTTCGCACCGGAATTTCCCGCCTACGGCGAATCGACCGGCGAGGAGCTGCTGGACGACATGCTCGACTTTACCCTACACGGCTGGGATGTCGTGCACGCGCTGGGCCTGGCGAAACCGTTCCTTGTCGGTCACTCGATGGGCGGCATGATTGCTGCCGAGATGGCGTGTCTGGCACCGAACGATCTGGCGAAACTGGTGCTCGTGGCCCCGGCGGGGCTGTGGATACCGGAACGACCGATCCCGGATATTTTTTCCTTCTTACCGCATGAATTTGCCCAATACCTGTTTCATGATCGGGCGCAGGGCGAGGCGTTGCTCACCGGCGGTCTCGACATGAAGAATCCCGAGGCGTTGGCGGAGTTTTACATCGCCAACTCCAAGCGACTGAGCATGGCTGGGAAAATTCTCTTCCCGATTCCGAATCGGCAACTGTCGAAGCGGCTGTATCGACTGACCGCGCCGACGCTGCTGGTGTGGGGAGCGAGCGATATTTTGATCCCGCCTGTCTATGCCGAGCGCTGGAAGACTAGGATTCCACGCGCGGAACTGGTGATGATCGACAAAGCCGGCCACATGCCTCCGTACGAACAACCGGAGGCGTTCGTATCGGCAGTGTCGAAGTTTCTGGGGTGA
- a CDS encoding HEPN domain-containing protein, with protein MTTEERERQTLSLRRLKRARQHLKSARDLLINEDFADSISRSYYAIFQAARALLAVEGLESRKHSGIVSLFNRHFVKTGKVDKELGVVLKEARRYREMADYSDLAEFVREDAEGQLQDAEAFIREVEKLLGEAKL; from the coding sequence ATGACGACCGAAGAGCGAGAGCGACAAACGTTGAGCTTGCGCAGACTCAAGCGAGCTAGGCAACATCTGAAATCGGCGCGAGATCTCCTTATCAACGAGGACTTTGCCGACTCGATCAGTCGCTCGTATTATGCGATCTTCCAGGCTGCTAGAGCGTTGCTCGCAGTGGAAGGGCTGGAGAGCCGCAAGCATTCAGGGATCGTGTCGCTGTTTAACCGCCATTTCGTCAAGACCGGCAAAGTTGACAAGGAGCTTGGCGTCGTTTTGAAGGAGGCGCGGCGGTACAGAGAAATGGCCGACTACAGCGACCTAGCCGAGTTTGTTCGCGAAGACGCCGAAGGCCAGCTTCAGGATGCAGAAGCTTTTATTCGGGAAGTCGAAAAACTTCTTGGCGAAGCAAAGTTGTGA
- a CDS encoding SurA N-terminal domain-containing protein yields MWTTPPTDRVRRRALVLLAAGSALGLLLGIASALRDQRAFPSDTLPSDAIALVNGKPIREGEFANAVTLLAGDKREALTEADQSYVLQRLIEEELLVQHGIARGLVASDRSVRQAIATAMLDAIVAESVSEQPSPEDLRIFYDRHRSLFQDPGEAPESAFEEQRERVAALYLQYRRDDALREYIGWLRNEAKIVVAPEHGR; encoded by the coding sequence ATGTGGACCACGCCGCCAACTGACCGGGTTCGTCGCCGAGCGCTGGTGCTGCTGGCGGCTGGCAGTGCGCTCGGCCTTCTTCTTGGCATCGCTTCCGCGCTGCGCGACCAACGCGCGTTCCCGAGCGACACTTTACCCAGCGACGCGATCGCGTTGGTGAATGGCAAGCCGATCCGAGAAGGCGAGTTCGCTAACGCGGTGACGTTGTTGGCGGGAGACAAACGCGAGGCTCTTACCGAGGCCGATCAGTCGTACGTGTTGCAGCGTTTGATCGAAGAAGAGCTGCTGGTCCAGCACGGCATTGCCCGCGGCTTGGTTGCGTCCGACCGGTCCGTGCGACAAGCCATCGCTACCGCCATGCTCGATGCGATTGTCGCCGAGAGCGTCAGCGAACAGCCGTCACCCGAAGACCTGCGTATTTTCTATGATCGACATCGCTCTTTATTCCAAGACCCAGGAGAAGCTCCAGAGTCGGCATTCGAGGAGCAGCGGGAACGAGTCGCCGCTCTGTATCTCCAGTACCGGCGAGACGACGCCTTGCGCGAGTACATTGGTTGGCTGCGGAACGAGGCGAAGATCGTTGTTGCCCCGGAGCACGGTCGATGA
- a CDS encoding four helix bundle protein: MRDFKELKVWEKAHVLTLAVYKATAAFPREELYGLTSQIRRSCASIPANIAEGCGRNGEPELARFFHIATGSASELEYHLLLARDLGFLKSQDYEPLTTEVTEVKKMLTAFIHKLTPNR, encoded by the coding sequence ATGAGAGATTTCAAAGAATTGAAAGTGTGGGAGAAAGCGCATGTTTTGACCTTGGCCGTCTACAAAGCCACGGCAGCATTTCCGAGGGAAGAGTTGTACGGCCTGACCAGCCAGATAAGACGTTCCTGCGCCTCTATTCCGGCGAATATTGCCGAGGGCTGTGGCAGAAATGGAGAACCAGAACTCGCACGCTTTTTCCACATCGCCACGGGTTCAGCAAGCGAGTTGGAATATCACCTTTTACTAGCCCGAGACCTTGGGTTCCTCAAAAGCCAGGATTACGAGCCACTTACCACAGAGGTCACAGAAGTGAAGAAAATGCTCACCGCCTTTATTCATAAACTAACTCCTAATCGCTGA
- the cas2 gene encoding CRISPR-associated endonuclease Cas2 encodes MFFVITYDIADDDRRRKVSDTLENYGTRVQESVFECHLTPAQREEVQKHIDYLIEPEVDNVRYYRVCQDCLAQSTVVGPVPLTTDPDYYLI; translated from the coding sequence ATGTTTTTCGTCATTACTTACGACATCGCCGACGATGACCGACGCCGGAAAGTGAGCGACACGTTGGAAAACTACGGGACGCGGGTGCAGGAGAGCGTCTTCGAGTGTCACCTCACCCCGGCCCAGCGCGAAGAAGTGCAGAAGCATATCGACTACCTGATCGAGCCGGAAGTCGATAACGTGCGCTACTATCGCGTGTGCCAGGATTGCCTAGCGCAATCGACCGTGGTTGGGCCGGTACCACTGACGACCGATCCAGACTACTACTTGATTTAG
- a CDS encoding LLM class flavin-dependent oxidoreductase gives MKFTWFNLMPWPHLPDDFREKNHSVWVDIPNKLYDPQKGHHVYHEYMDQLEYAESLGFDGIGCNEHHQNGYGLMPSPNLIAAGLARRTSKAAIAVIGNSIALYNPPIRVAEEFAMLDVISGGRLLAGFPVGTSMDTNYCYGQIPALTRDKYAEAHELIMRAWHEDEPFAFDGKYNQLRYVNCWPKPIQKPNPPIYIPGGGSVETWDFCLDNDYNYSYLSFTGYLRGKKLLDGYWDQVAKRGKDESPYRGAFAQTICVAETDAEAEKLYAEHVSYFYNRCLHIYGGFADAPGYRTIKTLQANVTNALSEDMQQVFPTLTWKQMIDEGFVIAGSPETVRQRMEELVKGLHVGHIFCLMHVGNMPDWKTRYSTKLFAEKVMPHLRNLWPEWKDDNRWWCKPMEDRLQPENTVALARQDGRHPL, from the coding sequence ATGAAATTTACCTGGTTTAACCTGATGCCTTGGCCGCACTTGCCGGATGATTTTCGCGAGAAGAACCATTCGGTGTGGGTGGATATCCCCAACAAACTCTACGACCCGCAGAAAGGACATCACGTCTATCACGAATACATGGATCAACTCGAATACGCCGAATCGCTGGGGTTCGACGGTATCGGCTGTAACGAACACCATCAGAACGGCTACGGGTTGATGCCCTCGCCGAACCTTATTGCTGCCGGTCTTGCGCGCCGCACCTCGAAGGCCGCCATCGCAGTTATCGGCAACTCGATCGCGCTGTACAACCCGCCGATTCGCGTGGCTGAAGAGTTTGCCATGCTCGATGTGATTTCTGGCGGACGCTTGTTAGCCGGTTTCCCGGTCGGCACCTCGATGGACACCAATTACTGCTACGGGCAGATTCCCGCGCTGACTCGCGACAAGTACGCCGAAGCCCACGAACTCATCATGCGCGCTTGGCACGAAGACGAACCGTTCGCCTTCGACGGAAAATACAATCAACTGCGTTACGTGAACTGTTGGCCCAAACCGATCCAGAAACCCAATCCGCCGATCTACATTCCCGGTGGCGGCTCGGTCGAGACCTGGGACTTTTGTCTCGACAACGACTACAACTATTCCTACCTCTCGTTCACCGGGTATCTGCGCGGCAAAAAACTGCTCGACGGCTATTGGGATCAAGTTGCTAAGCGCGGCAAGGACGAATCGCCCTATCGTGGTGCGTTCGCCCAGACCATCTGCGTAGCGGAAACCGATGCCGAAGCCGAGAAACTCTACGCCGAGCATGTGAGTTACTTCTACAATCGCTGCCTGCACATCTATGGCGGGTTCGCCGATGCCCCGGGCTATCGCACGATCAAGACGTTGCAGGCGAATGTTACAAACGCGCTCAGTGAAGATATGCAGCAGGTTTTTCCTACGCTGACCTGGAAACAGATGATCGATGAAGGGTTTGTCATCGCTGGCAGCCCGGAGACCGTACGGCAGCGTATGGAAGAGCTAGTCAAAGGGCTGCATGTCGGACACATCTTCTGCCTCATGCACGTCGGCAACATGCCGGATTGGAAGACGCGTTACTCGACAAAACTGTTTGCCGAGAAAGTCATGCCGCATCTGCGCAACCTGTGGCCAGAGTGGAAAGACGATAACCGCTGGTGGTGCAAGCCGATGGAAGATCGCTTGCAGCCCGAGAACACCGTGGCGCTGGCCCGACAGGACGGGAGGCATCCGCTATGA
- a CDS encoding HEPN domain-containing protein, whose protein sequence is MQTADDYLAKAQSSYQGARVCLERRAFDSCVSRSYYSVFQGAIAALMQLTDFRPSGGEWSHKTTQAEFNRRLVIRRKVFSGQMGRALLTLIEWRHRADYSPTSTGAKLALASVDLAEIFLSSVQERLGEIHGPKSKPI, encoded by the coding sequence GTGCAGACTGCTGACGATTACCTCGCAAAAGCACAGAGTAGTTATCAAGGTGCTCGCGTTTGTTTAGAGAGACGCGCTTTTGACTCCTGCGTGAGCCGCTCTTACTATTCTGTTTTTCAGGGGGCTATCGCAGCGCTGATGCAATTGACCGATTTTCGTCCGTCTGGAGGGGAGTGGAGTCATAAAACTACCCAGGCTGAGTTTAACCGACGTTTGGTCATACGTAGGAAAGTCTTCTCGGGGCAGATGGGTCGAGCCCTTTTGACTCTGATCGAGTGGCGACACAGGGCAGACTACTCTCCGACGAGCACTGGAGCCAAACTTGCCTTGGCAAGCGTTGATCTGGCTGAAATCTTTCTTTCCTCGGTACAGGAACGGTTAGGAGAAATTCATGGCCCGAAAAGCAAACCGATCTGA
- the ltrA gene encoding group II intron reverse transcriptase/maturase: MEVPASLAQSVSLFSAVTDSQNLLAAWEKVEENAGGPGVDGISVEVFGLLLDEELARLQNELQNRTYRPQPLLRVSIAKPQGGLRTLAIPTVRDRVAQTAAAQIVTPRLETEFEEVSFGYRRGRSVDQALFKVRQYRDEGYQWVVDADLDAFFDNVDWSLLLARLQQSLPDPDFLQLVERWLRAEIRDGAKTVIPTKGIPQGGPISPVLANLYLDRFDEAMMRHGYKFVRFADDFVILCKGKPEAERALQLAESLLGDLRLALKPEKTRLTHFNEGFRYLGTLFVRTLDMPAPRKQEKKPASPLTPPASDSATLARTIDAALQKAGKAKQDFPEGSPEPALAVPPLSPTPPPSNEPEPSIVKAPLEPEAAAETEATESTSPMPRRAYVPFRRTLYIQEQGSFLARDDERLIVKKEGEVLLEVPAAKIDQIFIFGNCTVTTPAMTYCLKEDIPIVLLSSRGNYYGVIDSPLSDNVSLHRLQFSRAADPAFTLPTAKTIVAAKLHNCRLLLQRYQRRKQIPLVATVIERLGELSVRLHHATTGEEVNGYEGAGAAQYFAALGQLVDAEFRFTSRTRQPPTDPVNSLLSFGYTLLFYNLYGLIVARGLHPYVGHLHLMRDRHPALASDLIEEFRAPIVDSLVLTLINNKTLTPADFFRLADGPCLLKDTARKTFIRAFEQKMATQITHPHTGMVVDYRRCLDLQVCQMMDWIRGETQEYTPMKMR, from the coding sequence ATGGAGGTCCCAGCTTCATTAGCGCAGAGTGTGTCCCTCTTTTCCGCAGTCACCGACAGCCAGAATCTCCTCGCCGCCTGGGAGAAGGTGGAAGAGAATGCCGGCGGGCCGGGCGTAGACGGTATTTCCGTCGAGGTGTTCGGCCTGCTGCTCGATGAAGAGTTGGCCCGCCTCCAGAACGAGCTGCAAAATCGCACCTACCGTCCGCAACCGCTGCTGCGAGTCTCGATCGCCAAACCTCAAGGGGGCCTGCGCACTTTGGCTATCCCCACGGTGCGCGACCGCGTGGCGCAAACCGCCGCAGCGCAGATCGTCACTCCCCGCCTGGAAACCGAATTCGAGGAGGTTAGCTTCGGTTATCGACGCGGACGTTCAGTAGACCAAGCCCTGTTCAAAGTGCGGCAGTATCGCGACGAGGGCTACCAATGGGTCGTGGATGCGGATCTCGATGCTTTTTTCGATAACGTCGATTGGAGCCTCCTGCTCGCCCGCCTCCAACAAAGCCTTCCCGACCCGGACTTTCTCCAGCTTGTCGAACGGTGGCTGCGAGCCGAGATTCGCGACGGCGCAAAGACCGTCATCCCCACAAAAGGCATCCCCCAGGGCGGTCCGATTTCTCCCGTGCTGGCCAATCTCTACCTCGATCGTTTCGACGAAGCCATGATGCGCCACGGCTATAAATTCGTGCGCTTCGCCGATGACTTCGTCATCCTGTGCAAAGGGAAACCCGAAGCCGAGCGGGCGCTGCAGCTCGCAGAGTCGTTGCTGGGTGATCTTCGCCTCGCGCTCAAGCCGGAAAAGACCCGCTTGACTCATTTCAACGAAGGATTTCGTTACCTGGGCACGCTCTTCGTCCGCACGCTCGACATGCCCGCGCCACGGAAGCAGGAGAAAAAGCCCGCGTCCCCGCTAACGCCACCGGCAAGCGACAGCGCAACACTGGCGCGGACAATCGATGCGGCGTTGCAAAAAGCCGGGAAAGCCAAGCAAGACTTTCCTGAAGGCAGTCCGGAACCGGCCCTAGCAGTGCCTCCTCTCAGCCCGACGCCACCACCCTCCAACGAACCCGAGCCCAGCATTGTCAAAGCGCCACTGGAACCGGAAGCCGCTGCGGAGACAGAAGCCACCGAAAGTACCAGTCCGATGCCCCGTCGTGCGTACGTGCCCTTTCGGCGCACGTTGTACATCCAAGAGCAAGGCAGCTTTCTCGCGCGCGACGACGAACGCCTCATCGTCAAGAAAGAAGGCGAGGTCTTACTAGAAGTTCCCGCCGCGAAAATCGACCAAATTTTCATCTTCGGTAACTGCACCGTCACCACGCCGGCCATGACCTATTGCCTCAAAGAGGATATTCCCATCGTGTTGCTGTCGTCGCGGGGGAATTATTACGGCGTCATCGACTCGCCGCTGAGCGATAATGTGAGTCTGCACCGCCTACAGTTCTCTCGCGCTGCCGACCCGGCCTTCACTCTCCCAACGGCAAAGACCATCGTCGCCGCCAAACTGCATAACTGCCGTCTCTTGTTGCAACGGTATCAACGCCGCAAACAGATTCCGCTCGTCGCCACCGTGATCGAACGTTTGGGGGAACTGAGCGTCCGTCTGCATCACGCCACAACGGGAGAAGAGGTCAACGGCTATGAAGGCGCGGGAGCGGCGCAATACTTCGCCGCCCTCGGGCAGCTCGTCGATGCGGAGTTTCGCTTCACCAGTCGCACCCGACAACCGCCGACCGACCCGGTCAACAGTTTGCTGAGTTTTGGCTACACTCTGCTGTTCTACAATCTCTATGGGCTGATCGTCGCGCGCGGCTTGCATCCCTACGTCGGTCATCTTCATCTCATGCGGGACCGGCACCCAGCCTTGGCGTCGGACCTGATCGAGGAATTTCGCGCGCCGATTGTCGATTCGCTGGTGCTCACGCTGATCAACAATAAGACCTTGACTCCTGCGGACTTCTTTCGCTTGGCCGACGGTCCCTGCCTCTTGAAAGACACGGCGCGGAAAACCTTTATCCGCGCCTTCGAGCAAAAAATGGCGACGCAGATCACGCACCCGCACACCGGCATGGTCGTCGACTACCGCCGGTGTTTGGATCTCCAAGTATGTCAGATGATGGATTGGATTCGTGGCGAAACGCAGGAGTATACGCCGATGAAGATGAGATGA
- a CDS encoding transcriptional regulator: MKEQEKKQRTSGVSFGSHWLDVGNAQLWRGVQEVKLTGKALAVLQYFVEHAGQLATKDDLFAAAWPETVVSEATLVSCIQELRQALRDDAKKPRYIETVHRRGYRFVAAVAAPVLSAEVPVLSQQEEGAKQQPVDSGSEPSAPEQAVSSVLPAQAGIQALCSVYCGLSGFPLSRE, encoded by the coding sequence ATGAAGGAACAGGAAAAAAAGCAGCGAACATCGGGAGTTAGCTTTGGGTCCCATTGGCTAGACGTGGGCAACGCACAGCTATGGCGGGGGGTACAAGAAGTGAAGCTGACGGGCAAAGCCTTGGCGGTGTTGCAGTACTTCGTCGAACACGCGGGGCAGTTGGCAACCAAAGACGACTTGTTTGCCGCCGCGTGGCCGGAAACGGTCGTGAGTGAGGCGACGTTAGTGTCGTGTATTCAGGAGTTGCGGCAAGCGTTACGCGATGACGCTAAGAAGCCACGCTACATTGAGACCGTGCACCGGCGAGGATATCGGTTTGTCGCGGCGGTCGCCGCGCCAGTGCTGAGTGCTGAGGTCCCAGTGTTGAGTCAACAAGAAGAAGGCGCTAAGCAGCAGCCAGTGGACAGTGGGTCAGAACCCTCAGCACCCGAACAGGCTGTCAGTTCCGTCCTGCCCGCGCAGGCGGGCATCCAGGCGCTTTGTTCTGTATATTGCGGGCTTTCTGGATTCCCGCTTTCGCGGGAATGA
- a CDS encoding DUF3604 domain-containing protein codes for MGTYDRRNSKVMRLVGLCGVLLTLAFGSVSAAEEAADRTHPGYIPDPQGYWKGDPFDPGKVGTTRTPQATINARDAEQRTAKKKLQVENAKQILFGDMHVHSTYSVDAFRFSLPLTQGSRGAFPPADACDYARYISQLDFYWMTDHAEAYTPQHWKDAVESVRQCNAVSGDPKNPDLVAFVGWEWTQMGETAKNHYGHHNVFFRDTEPDKIPSRPIGASGRATTALRGQFGQLGAKVAAADSTNRSYYQAFGKFVKEMGATPNCQEGVNSRQLPSECFETAATPGELFKKLDEWGFDTMVVPHGSVWGIYTPPNSSWDVQLVKENHDAEKVKLIEIYSGHGNSENYRNFLPRKFGTDGKPYCPEPQANYLPPCWQAGEIIRDRCKAAAFDDAECDKRAVEARQNFAQADTTAGWKTVPGTTVTDWLDAGQARDIFLPAFNYQPLKSVQYGLAIRNFADPKEPLRYKWGFISSTDTHTARPGHGFKQYDRKNSTEAFGERSEYWHALIAGEPEAPAPRSVSIEKLQATMLAAAEFERLSSFWTLGGLAAVHAEGRNRGAIWDALKRKEVYGTSGPRILLWFDLLNGTDKEGRDATVPMGGELTMKQAPKFRVRAVGSFKQKPGCPEWVKKALAAKRLAKLASGECYYPADEQYYIDRIEVVRIRPQNAPDEAVDKLIDDNWKVFKCERNRAGCSAEFDDPEFSRDTVYYVRAIEEASPTVNGTNLRTTFDEKGNAIAVTPCYGDYRTEEKDDCLGMVEHRAWSSPIYVDHAAN; via the coding sequence ATGGGAACGTATGATCGGCGCAACTCGAAGGTGATGAGGCTTGTCGGCCTCTGCGGAGTGCTGCTGACGCTGGCGTTTGGCAGTGTGTCGGCGGCGGAAGAAGCTGCGGATCGGACGCATCCGGGGTACATCCCCGATCCCCAGGGCTATTGGAAAGGCGACCCGTTCGATCCCGGAAAAGTCGGGACGACGCGTACGCCGCAGGCAACCATCAATGCGCGAGACGCGGAACAGCGCACCGCCAAGAAAAAACTCCAGGTCGAAAACGCGAAGCAGATCTTATTCGGCGACATGCATGTGCACTCGACCTATTCTGTCGATGCCTTTCGCTTTAGTCTGCCACTGACCCAAGGCTCGCGCGGGGCGTTTCCTCCAGCCGATGCCTGTGACTACGCGCGTTATATCTCGCAGCTCGACTTCTACTGGATGACCGACCACGCGGAAGCCTACACGCCGCAGCATTGGAAAGATGCAGTCGAATCTGTCCGGCAGTGCAACGCCGTGTCCGGGGACCCGAAGAACCCCGACCTAGTTGCGTTTGTCGGCTGGGAATGGACGCAGATGGGGGAGACCGCCAAGAATCACTATGGTCACCATAACGTGTTCTTCCGCGACACCGAGCCCGACAAAATCCCCTCGCGGCCTATCGGTGCCTCGGGGCGAGCGACCACTGCCTTACGCGGGCAATTCGGCCAGCTCGGTGCAAAAGTCGCGGCGGCGGACAGCACCAATCGCTCGTATTACCAAGCGTTCGGCAAGTTTGTGAAAGAGATGGGCGCGACGCCCAACTGTCAGGAGGGGGTGAACTCGCGGCAGTTGCCCAGCGAGTGCTTCGAGACGGCGGCGACTCCTGGCGAACTTTTTAAGAAGCTCGACGAGTGGGGATTCGACACCATGGTCGTGCCGCATGGCAGTGTCTGGGGCATTTATACGCCACCGAATTCTTCCTGGGATGTGCAGTTGGTGAAGGAGAACCATGACGCGGAGAAGGTCAAACTCATCGAGATCTACTCCGGCCATGGCAACTCGGAGAACTATCGCAACTTCCTGCCGCGCAAGTTCGGCACCGACGGCAAGCCCTATTGCCCCGAGCCGCAGGCCAATTACTTACCGCCCTGTTGGCAAGCCGGGGAGATTATTCGTGACCGTTGCAAAGCCGCCGCTTTCGACGACGCCGAGTGCGACAAGCGTGCAGTAGAAGCGCGGCAGAATTTCGCGCAAGCCGACACGACGGCTGGGTGGAAGACCGTTCCCGGCACGACGGTGACGGATTGGCTCGATGCCGGGCAAGCCCGCGACATCTTTTTGCCGGCCTTTAACTATCAGCCGCTCAAGTCCGTGCAGTATGGGTTGGCGATCCGTAACTTTGCCGACCCCAAAGAGCCGTTGCGCTACAAGTGGGGCTTCATCTCTTCCACCGACACGCATACTGCCCGCCCTGGACACGGCTTCAAACAATACGACCGCAAGAATTCCACCGAAGCGTTCGGCGAGCGCAGCGAGTATTGGCATGCCCTCATTGCCGGTGAGCCCGAGGCGCCAGCACCGCGTTCGGTGTCGATAGAGAAACTCCAGGCGACCATGCTGGCTGCCGCCGAGTTCGAGCGGTTATCGTCGTTCTGGACCTTGGGTGGACTAGCGGCGGTCCATGCCGAAGGGCGCAATCGCGGGGCGATTTGGGACGCGTTGAAACGCAAAGAAGTGTATGGCACCAGCGGCCCGCGCATCCTCCTGTGGTTCGACCTGCTCAACGGCACGGACAAAGAGGGCAGGGATGCGACCGTTCCCATGGGTGGCGAGTTGACGATGAAGCAGGCCCCGAAATTTCGCGTGCGCGCGGTCGGTTCCTTCAAGCAAAAGCCCGGCTGCCCGGAGTGGGTGAAAAAGGCACTAGCCGCGAAACGGCTCGCGAAGCTGGCCTCCGGCGAATGTTACTACCCTGCGGATGAGCAGTACTACATCGATCGGATCGAGGTGGTGCGCATCCGCCCGCAGAACGCGCCGGATGAAGCGGTGGACAAGCTCATCGACGATAATTGGAAAGTGTTCAAATGCGAGCGTAACCGCGCGGGCTGTAGCGCCGAGTTCGACGATCCCGAGTTTTCGCGCGACACGGTCTACTACGTCCGTGCTATCGAGGAAGCCTCTCCCACCGTGAACGGGACGAATCTGCGCACGACGTTCGACGAGAAAGGCAACGCCATCGCCGTGACACCGTGCTATGGAGACTACCGCACAGAAGAGAAAGACGATTGTTTGGGCATGGTCGAGCATCGGGCGTGGTCGTCGCCGATTTATGTGGACCACGCCGCCAACTGA
- a CDS encoding HupE/UreJ family protein yields MPHAVLAHTRSQSFSSWYIHDGQVRLSFSVQSLEATRLGALEDKAADLNEVLVRHLASHLRVRANGEECRTAAGPQAHTAREGYLRVEWRFVCPTNQAIEIVNNAFFAVASSHVHYARVRVEDRRPIEYLFTNTERRRVLTTGMQAPPDSSAASFVSYLWLGVEHILIGLDHLAFLVALLLLCRRLREVALMVTGFTAGHSLTLSLAALGVVTLHIPVIEALIGFTIALVAAENIGVATSANRRIAAVAGAAFLLLAIVKVFVGLGLPIMTLVGLALFTACYLLLIDTQTRAVRWRPVLTLLFGLIHGFGFASVLLEIGLPTDRLVAALFGFNLGVEIGQLGIVAVCWGIGRMLVHRYPASDYGLAIHAASAALCALGLFWFVGRSLS; encoded by the coding sequence TTGCCTCACGCTGTCCTCGCCCATACTCGCAGCCAGTCGTTTTCTTCTTGGTACATTCATGATGGCCAGGTGCGGTTGAGTTTCAGCGTCCAGTCTCTCGAAGCCACACGGTTGGGAGCACTTGAGGATAAAGCCGCCGATCTTAACGAAGTGCTGGTGCGCCATTTGGCTTCACACCTCCGCGTCCGCGCCAACGGAGAAGAATGCCGCACTGCTGCTGGTCCCCAAGCTCACACCGCGCGAGAAGGATATTTGCGCGTCGAGTGGCGGTTTGTTTGCCCGACCAACCAGGCCATCGAGATCGTCAACAATGCCTTTTTCGCTGTTGCTTCTTCTCACGTGCATTATGCGCGTGTCCGGGTTGAAGACCGTCGCCCCATTGAGTATCTCTTCACGAATACCGAACGGCGACGGGTGCTGACCACAGGCATGCAAGCGCCACCGGACTCGTCGGCAGCCTCTTTCGTTTCGTACCTGTGGTTGGGGGTCGAGCACATCTTGATCGGCCTCGATCACCTCGCCTTTTTGGTCGCGCTCTTGTTGCTCTGTCGTCGCCTGCGAGAGGTGGCGCTGATGGTCACCGGCTTTACTGCCGGTCATAGTTTAACGCTGAGCTTGGCGGCGCTAGGCGTGGTCACGCTGCATATTCCGGTCATTGAGGCGCTCATCGGATTCACCATCGCGCTAGTGGCCGCCGAAAATATCGGTGTCGCGACCAGCGCCAATCGTCGAATTGCCGCCGTTGCCGGAGCCGCGTTTCTGCTGCTCGCGATCGTGAAAGTCTTTGTCGGCCTTGGTCTGCCGATAATGACGCTCGTTGGCCTGGCGCTGTTCACGGCCTGTTACCTTTTGCTCATCGACACCCAGACGCGGGCGGTGCGCTGGCGGCCGGTGCTGACTCTTCTCTTCGGGTTAATTCATGGCTTTGGCTTTGCCAGCGTCTTGCTGGAGATTGGGCTACCGACGGATCGTCTGGTCGCGGCGCTGTTCGGCTTCAACCTGGGCGTGGAAATAGGTCAACTGGGCATCGTGGCTGTGTGCTGGGGGATAGGGCGCATGCTGGTGCATCGTTACCCAGCATCGGATTACGGACTGGCGATACACGCCGCCTCGGCGGCACTGTGCGCGCTCGGGCTCTTTTGGTTCGTAGGGCGGTCTCTGAGTTAA